A genomic window from Sorex araneus isolate mSorAra2 chromosome 2, mSorAra2.pri, whole genome shotgun sequence includes:
- the LOC101539675 gene encoding LOW QUALITY PROTEIN: thioredoxin-like (The sequence of the model RefSeq protein was modified relative to this genomic sequence to represent the inferred CDS: inserted 2 bases in 1 codon; substituted 1 base at 1 genomic stop codon) encodes MVKQIDSKVAFQEVLNSAGDKLIVVHFSVMXCGLCKMIKPXYRSLSEKYSSVVCLEVDVDDCQDVASEYEVKCMPTFQFFKKRQKVGEFSGVNKEKLEATINEFI; translated from the exons ATGGTGAAGCAGATTGATAGCAAGGTTGCTTTTCAGGAAGTCTTGAACAGTGCAGGAGATAAGCTCATAGTAGTTCACTTCTCAGTAATGTGATGTGGACTTTGCAAAATGATCAAGCC TTATCGTAGCCTCTCTGAAAAGTATTCCAGTGTGGTGTGCCTGGAAGTAGATGTGGATGATTGCCAGGATGTTGCTTCAGAGTATGAAGTCAAATGCATGCCAACCTTCCAGTTTTTCAAAAAGAGACAAAAGGTGGGTGAGTTTTCTGGAGTGAATAAGGAAAAACTTGAAGCCACCATTAATGAATTCATCTAA